The DNA region CGGTGCCGGTAGGCGGTCCGGTCGAGCGTGCGCAGGTCGAGGCCGTCCGCCGTGACACGGCCGTCCGTGGGGTCGTAGAACCGGGCGACGAGCTTGACCAGTGTGGACTTGCCCGCACCCGTCTCCCCCACGAAGGCCACGGTCTGACCGGCCGGGATGCGCAGGTCGACGCCGCTGAGGGCCTCCTCCTTCTCGCCGTCGGCCGCCCCGTACACGAACGACACGTTCTCGAACGCGATGTCCCCGCGCAGCGACGGCACCGCGCGGGGCGCGTCGTGGTCGGCGGTGGAGGTGGGCTCGCGCAGCAGTTCCTGGATCCGGCCGAGCGAGACGGCGGCCTGCTGGTAGCCGTCGAAGACCTGGGACAGCTGCTGCACCGGGGCGAAGAACAGGTCGATGTAGAGGAGGTAGGCGACCAGCGCGCCCGTGGTCAGTGTGCCGTTGTCGACCCGGCCGGCGCCGACGACGAGCACGGCGGCGGCCGCGACCGAGGCCAGCAGCTGGACGAACGGGAAGTACACGGAGATCAGCCACTGGCCGCGTACCCGGGCCTGGCGGTAGTGGTCGCTGCGCGCCGCGAACCGCCCGGCACCGTCGCGCTCGCGCCGGAAGGCCTGCACGATCCGCAGCCCGGAGACCGACTCCTGGAGGTCGCCGTTGACGACCCCGATGCGCTCCCGGGCCAGCTCGTAGGCCTTGACGCTCCTGCGGCGGAAGAGAACCGTGCCGACGATCAGCACGGGCAGCGTCGCGAAGACGACCAGGGCGAGCTGGACGTCCAGGACCAGCAGCACGACCATGATGCCGAGGAAGGTGACGACCGAGACGAAGGCGGTGACGAGCCCGGTCTGGAGGAACGTGGACAGCGCGTCCACGTCCGTCGTCATCCGGGTCATGATCCGGCCGGTCAGCTCACGCTCGTAGTAGTCGAGGCCGAGCCGCTGGAGCTGCGCGAAGATCTTGAGCCGCAGGGAGTACAGGACGCGTTCGCCCGTACGCCCCGTCATCCGGGTCTCGCCGATCTGCGCCGCCCACTGGACCACGACGGCCAGCAGTCCCAGCGCCGCCGCCGCCCAGACCGCGCCGAGTGCCATCCGGGTCACGCCGTCGTCGATGCCGTGCCGGATCAGTACGGGCAGCAGCAGGCCCATGCCCGCGTCGACGGCGACCAGGCCGAGGCTCACCAGCAGCGGCAGCCCGAAGCCGCGCAGCAGTCTGCGCAGCCCGTACGACTCCTCGGGGCGCACGGCGCCCGCCTCGTCGACGGCGGGGGTGTCGGTGGCGGGCGGCAGCGCGTCGACCTGGGCCAGCAGTTCCGGGGTGGCGGGCATGGCGCCCGCCGCCGTCTCGCGCGGTTCCTTCTCGCGGATCCACAGCTCGGGGGTGATACCGCGCTCGACGTCGAACTCCGCGTCCAGCTCCTCCTGGAGCGCGCGGTCGTCGTCCTCCGGTACGTCGGCGGGGGCCGGCCGGTGGCCGGGCGAGGTGCCGCCCAGCTCGTCCGGGTCGGTGAGCAGCCGCCGGTAGAGCGCGGAGCGCTCCTCCAGCTCGGCGTGGGTGCCGATGTCGGCGAGCCGCCCCTGGTCGAGGACCGCGATGCGGTCGGCGAGGCCGAGGGTGGAGCGCCGGTGCGCGATCAGCAGGGTGGTGCGCCCGGCCATGACCTGGGCCAGGGTCTCGTGGATCTCGTGCTCGACCCGGGCGTCGACGGCGGAGGTGGCGTCGTCGAGGAGGAGCAGCCGGGGGTCGGTGAGGACGGCGCGGGCCAGGGCGACGCGCTGGCGCTGACCGCCGGAGAGGGTGAGTCCGTGCTCGCCGACCTTGGTGTCGTACCCGTCGGGCAGCTGGGAGATGAAGCCGTGGGCCTGAGCGGCGCGCGCGGCCTGCTCGATCTGCTCACGGGTGGCGTCCGGCTGCCCGTACGCGATGTTCTCGCCCACCGACTCGGAGAAGAGGAAGCTGTCCTCCGGTACGAGCCCGATGGCGGCCCGCAGTGAGTCGTGGGTCAGTTCGCGGACGTCGTGGCCGCCGACCAGGACCGCGCCGTGGGTCACGTCGTAGAACCGGGGCAGCAGGAGCGACACGGTCGACTTGCCGCTGCCGGACGCGCCGACGAGGGCGACGGTCTCGCCGGGCTCGATGGTGAGGGAGAACCCGTCGAGCACGGGGCGCTCCTCGGCGTACCCGAAGCGGACGTCGTCGAACTCGACGCTCGCCGGGGCGTCCGCGGGGAGCACCTTGGTGCCGTCCGCCATGGACGGCTCGGTGTCGATGACCTCCAGGACGCGCTCCACCCCGGCACGGGCCTGCTGGCCGACGGTGAGGACCATGGCGAGCATCCGGACCGGGCCGACGAGCTGGGCGAGGTAGGTGGAGAACGCGACGAACGTACCGAGGGTGATCTCGCCGCGGGTGGCCAGCCAGCCGCCGAGGGCGAGCATCGCGACCTGGCCTAGGGAGGGGACGGCCTGGAGCGCGGGGGTGTAGCGGGAGTTCAGCCGGATGGTGCGCAGCCGGCCCGCGAAGAGCGCGCGGCCGGCCTCGCGGAGCTTGCCGGTCTCCTGCTCCTCCTGGCCGAACCCCTTGACGACCCGGACCCCGGACACGGCGCCGTCGACGACTCCGGCGACGACTGCGGCCTGGCTCTGGGCGTACCAGGTGGCGGGGAAGAGCCGGGTGCGGGAGCGGCGGGCGATGAACCAGAGGGCGGGGGCGACGGCGAGGGCGACGAGGGTCAGGGGCAGCGAGAGCCACGCCATGATCACCAGTGAGATGAGGAAGAGCAGGACGTTCCCGATGGTCATCGGGAGCATGAACAGCAGCCCCTGGATCAGCTGGAGGTCGCTGGTGGCCCGCCCGACGACCTGGCCGGTGGACAGCTCGTCCTGCCGCTTCCCGTCGAGCCGGGTCAGGGTCGTGTACATCTCGGTCCGCAGGTCGTGCTGGACGTCGAGGGCGAGCCGGCCGCCGTAGTAGCGGCGGACGTAGGTGGCGGCGTAGACGAGGACGGCGGCCACCAGGAGCAGACCGGTCCAGACGCCGAGGGAGCGGGTGTGGCTGCCCACGACGTCGTCGATGATCACCTTGGTGATGAGCGGGACGAGGGCCATCACCCCCATGCCCAGCAGGGACGAGCCGAGGGCCAGGACCACGTTGCGCCGGTAGCGCCACGCGTAACCGGTCAGCCGCCGGGCCCACCCCTGTCGTCCGGCTGCCTGTTCTCTCGCGCCCGCCACCGGTGCCTCCCGTTCCGCCCGCTGTCCGCCTGGTCTGCCGCAGTCACCAACACGGTCGGCCGCCGATTTCATCCCGCGGCGGCGGTCCTGGGCCGATGGGCGTAGACGGGGGGCGGGTGGTCCTGGTACCGCGCGGTCGCAGTACCAGGACCACCGTCCCCCCTTGAAAAGCGGTCAACGGGACGCCGAGGTACCTCCCGTCCCCGCCATGGAGATGTTCCAGAAGTCGGCGTAGCGGCCACCGAGGCGCAGCAGCTCGTCGTGGCTGCCCTCCTCCACGATCCGGCCGCCGTCCAGGAAGGCGACGCGGTCCGCGCGCCGTACGGTCCGCATCCGGTGCGCGACCGTCACCACGGTACGGCCCGCCATCAGACGCTCGATGCCCTCGTGAACGGCGTTCTCGTTGACCGGGTCCAGTGCGGAGGTCACCTCGTCCAGCAGCACGACGGGCGCGTCCTTCAGCAGCGCCCGTGCGATCGAGACCCGCTGGCGTTCGCCGCCCGAGAGCAGCGCACCGCCCTCGCCGACGTCCGCCGCCCATCCGCCGGGCAGCCGCTCGATCACCTCGTCCAGCCGCGCCGCGGCCGCCGCCTCCCGCACTTCGGCGTCGGAGGCGTCCGGGCGGCCGAGACGTACGTTCTCCTCGATGGTGCCGTCGAAGAGGTAGACGTCCTGGAAGACGATGGCGATCTTCTCCATCAGCACCTGCGGGGCGATCGCCCGCACGTCCACACCCCCTACCCGCACCACGCCGGCGTCCACGTCGTGGAACCGCGCGAGCAGTTGCAGCAGGGTGCTCTTGCCCGCACCGGACGGTCCGACCACGGCGAGCCGCTGCCCCTCCGGTACGGACAACGACGCGTCGTCGAAGACCGTGCGCTCCCCATGCCGGAAGGTGACCGACTCGAACTCCAGGGCGTGGCCCTTCGGCAGCTTCGGTTCGGCGGGGGTCGGCAGCGGTTCGGCGCGCAGGACCGCGTCCAGGCCCGCCAGCACGGAACGCGCGCCGCGCAGCTTGCCCCCGATGTCCGACAGCGACAGCAGCGGGTCCGCGCTGCGGGCGGCCAGGACCAGGATGGTCAGGAGCTCCGCCACCCCCACGTCCCCGCCGAGCGCGAGGTAGGCGCCCAGGACCAGCAGCACGGTGAACATCGCCTGCACCGTGAACAGCAGGCCCACCGCACCGGGCAGCGCGGACAGCGTGGAGCGGCGGGATGCGCGCTCCATGTCCCGCAGCGAGTCGTCCAGCAACCGGAAGCGCTCGGCCGTCCGGCCGCCGGCCCGCAGCACCGGCTGGGCCTGGAGGTACTCGATGACCCGCCCCGCGGCCACGTGGTCGCGTTCGACGCGCTCCGCGTCGCCCGCGGCCATGGAGCGGCCCGTCCAGATCTGGATCGCCGCGACGACCGGTACGGCGGCCAGCGCGGCCAGCCCCATCGTCCCGTTGAAGGCGAGCATCACGGCGACGATGGTCAGGGGGGTCACACAGGCCGAGACGAACGGTGCCAGCAGATGGGCGATCACGCTCATCGCCTGGAGGACGCCCCGACTGGCCAGGACGGAGACCTCCCCGAGGCGGCCCGCCTCGTACCAGCCGAGGGGCAGCCGGGCCAGGTGCTCCCCGAGCCGGTGGTACATGCCGCGCAGGAGCGCGGCCCCGACGCGGAAACCGGACAGGTCGCTGACGTAGCGCAGTACCGCGTAGAACGCGACGGCCGCCCCGAATCCGGTCAGCCAGGGCCAGGCGTCCTCGGGGGTGTCCCCGAACAGGGCCCGCAGCACGGGGACCAGCAGGGCGTAGGACAGTCCCTCGGCCACCGCGGTCGCCGTCATCAGGGCCACGGTGCGTCGCAAGGGCCGGGTGTGCTCGTGCCCCAGCACGCGCATCAGCATGCGGATCATCGGGTCTCGTCTCCTCGCGGTACGCCGCCGTGGTCTTCGGTGCCGTCGGCGACCGCTGATCGGTGGGTCTGCCAGAACTCGGCGAATCTTCCGTCCTGGGCCAGCAGGTCGGCGGGCCTGCCGCGTTCGACGACCGCGCCCCCGTCCAGCATCACGACGGTGTCGGCGTCGGCGATCGTCTCCAGGCGGTGGGCGATGACCAGGACGGTGCGGTCCCCCTCCCGCGTCTCCAGGGCGTGGCGCACGGCCTGTTCGGTCTGCGGGTCGGCGAAGGCCGTCGCCTCGTCGAGCACCAGCACGGGGGTGTCGGCGAGCAGGGCGCGTGCGAGGGAGATCCGCTGCGCCTCGCCGCCCGACAGCCCGGCGTCCTCACCGATCACCGAGTCGTATCCGCGGGGCAGTTCGAGGACGCGGTCGTGGATGCACGCCAGCCGGGCGGCCCGCATCACGTCCTCGCGGTCGGCGTGCGGCACCGCGAGGGCGATGTTGTCCGCGATCGAGGCGCGCAGCAGGCGGACGTCCTGGAAGACGAAGGACACCATCCGGTAGAGCTGCCGGCTGCCCAGCTCGCGCAGATCGACACCGCCGAGTGCGACCGATCCGTGGGTCGGGTCGAAGAAGCGCGGCAACAGCTGGACCAGTGTGGACTTCCCGCTTCCCGACGGGCCGACGAGCGCGGTGACCGTCCCCGGTTCGAGCACCAGGTCGACCCCGCGCAGCACCTCGTGACCGGCTTCGTACCCGAACCGGACGTCCCGCAGTTCCACCCGGTGGCCTTGGGGCCGGACCGGGCTGGTGGGCTCCGGCAGGGACTCCACCGCGAGCACCTCCCGGATCCGGCCGACCGCACGCCTCGCGGCCTGCATCTCGTCGAAGCCGTGGCCGAGGGCGGCCACCGGTGCGGTGAGGCCCAGTCCGAGCAGGAGGAAGGGCAGCAGGTCGGCGGGGGGCAGGCCCCCGTTCGTGATCAGGGCGGCCCCGCCGGTCAGTACGACCAGCATGACGAAGGGCGGCGACAGCACGAGCTGCATCCCCGCGGCGACCCGGGAGATGCCGTTCACCCACCGGCGGAAGGTGTCGACGAACTCGTCCGCGGCCGTGAGGAAGGTGCGGTGGGCACGTCCGGATCCGCCGAACGCCTTGACCACCGCGATCCCCCGCACGAACTCGACGACCGAGCTGGAGATCCGCCCCATGCCGCTGTCGAACTCCTCCTGTTCGCGCAGCCGGGCCGGGGTCATCATCAGCGGGACCAGCGCCACGGCCAGCAGCACCGGACCCAGTGTGATCAGGGTGAGCCGCCAGTCGACGGTGAACAGGTAGATCAGCGACACCAGCGGAACCACGAACGCGGAGACGAGCTCCCCGGGGGTGTGCGCGATGAACGGGTGCACGGCACCGACGTCCTCGCCCACCACCTTGGCCAGTTCACCGGTCCGGCGGCCGGAGAACCAGCCGATCGGCACCTTCCCCAGCCGGGTGGCCAGCTGGCGGCGGAACGTCAACTGCACCTGGCCGTCGAGGATGTGACCGATCCCGGACGACGCGGCCGTGAACAGCAGCCGGACGAACAGACCGACTGCCCCGGCGATCACGACGAGCCAGACGTGATCGCGGTCGACCGGGCCGGGCGACAGCAGCGAACGCCCCAGCTCGACGACGGCCAGCAGCGGCGCCAGTCCCGCGACGGCGCCGACGACCTGGAAGATCACGACGGCGGCGAACGTCCAGGCGTACGGGCGCAGTGCTCCCGCCGTGCCCGTGTCCTTGTCCGTGCCCGTATCCGCTCCCGCGGCGGAATCGGCGTCAGGTGGTGGTGTGGACCGCTCCCTCGCGTCGGCGAGGTCGGTGGTGGTCATCTCTTTCCCTCTTCGTGCGTCGTGTCGTGCCGTGACGGGCCGAGCGGGGGGCCTGTCGTGGCGCTGACGGGTGCCGGTGGGCCGTGGCGGGGACGGGGTCGGGGCGGGGGCGAGGAGCCGTGGCGGTGTCCGCGAACGCCGGCTGCGGCCCGTGGCGGGGCTCCGGTCTCAGCCGGCCAGGGCGCGGCGCAGGGCGCCGCAGATGCCGGCCACCTGCCGTTGCGACACCTCGGCGGAGAGGATCGCCTGCGATCCGTGGAAGGTGCCGGGCCACTGGTGCAGTTCGACCGACACGCCCGACCTCAGCAGGCGCATCGCGTACTCGACGGCTTCGTCACGGAGCGGGTCGAACTCCGCGGTGGCGATGTAGGCCGGGGGCAGCCCGGACAGATCGGCGGCCCGGGCCGGGGCCGCGTACGGGGTGACGGGCTGGGAGCCCATGTAGTGCTGCCACACGTGGGTGAGCGTCTGACGGTCGTGCCAGGGCGTATCGGTGAAGTTCCGCTGCGACCAGGTCTCCTGCCGGTCGTCCAGCCCCGGCTCGTTGAGCAGCTGGAAGCGGATCGGTGGCCCCTGCTCGTCCCGCGTCCGCAACGCCACGGCGGCGGCGAGCCCCGCGCCGGCGCTGTGCCCCGCGACCGCGATCCGGTCGGGGTCGATGCCCAGCTCGGCCGCGTGCTCGGCCGTCCAGGCCAGGGCGGCACAGGCGTCGTCCAGGGCGGCCGGGAACCGGTTCTCCGGGGACCTGCGGTAGCCCACCGAGATCACCACCGCGCCGGATTCCTGGGCGATCCGGCTGGACCACGGGCGGTCGGTGTCCAGGTCCCCGAAGACGAAGCCGCCGCCGCGCAGCCAGATGACGGCGCCCTGTGCCTGTCTCGGGCGGTAGATCCGCACCGTCACGTCCGGATCGGCCAGCACGACACGGTCCTCGACCTCCAGGTCCGGGGTCTCGGTGGGCGGTGTCGCGGCGGCGATCTCGGCGAAGATCTTGCGTTCGGCGACCGGGTCGATCAGCTTCACTCGGGGCAGCAAGGGGATGAAGGGTTCGAGTTCGGGATCCATGAGAACCATCCTGGCCGCCGCTCCCTGCGGGGTCACCCGCCATGCGTCGGGCAACTGATGTGCGATACGCACCGATCGGCGCCTACTCTGCTGACATGGAGGCACTCGCCGTACGGCTGTCGGGGCTGGACCCGTACATCGGGGGCGCGATCAGCGTCGTCACGTTCTACGACACGCTGATGCGCCGCCGGGTGGACCTCCCGGCGCTCGCCCGGGCCTCCTCGGGCCTGGCCGAGTGCGTCGTCGGGATCCGGCTGCACGGCGCGGGGCCGGTGATCCGCATCGCGCCCGACGGCAGGGAGGCGTCCGGGCCGCCGGCACCCGCCTCCTCCTCGGCGCCGATCACCCTCGACGAGGAGGAGATCGGTACGGTCTGGCTGGAGCGCCCCGGCCCGCCGAGCCCGCTCGACGCGGTGCTGCTGGACCGGCTGGCCATCGCCGCCGCGGCGGGCATCGAACGGTACGGCCCGGCCCGCACCACCATGGCCGACCCCGCCCTCGTGGAGCTGGTGGTCAGCTCCGACAGCGACGAGGCGGCCAAGGCCCGCGCGCTGCGGCTGCTGGGCTTCTCCGCCACGCTGCCGGTCCGGGTCGTCGCCGTACGGTCACAGCTCCCGCTCGACCAGGTCGCGGCCCTGGTCTGCCCGGCCCGCCCGGTGAAGGCGGCCCTCCTCGCCGACGTGGGCGTCATCCTGGCCACCGGCGTGGACGAGGACCGGTTCCCGGCGGGCGTACGCGCGGGCATCGGAGCCGCCGACACCCCGGGCCGCTCGTGGTACGAGGCCCGGACCGCGCTCCGCTTCACCACCGCACGCCGGCCCGTCGTCCACCACGACGGCCTGGGGGCCCTGGCCCTGCTCGCCCAGGTACCGCGGGAAGCCGCCCGGGACAACGCCGACGTCGCGGCGATCGCCCGCCTCGCCGACAACCCGGGGGACCTGGAGACGCTGGAGGCCTACTGCGCCACCGGCTCCCAGCGGCGGGCCGCCGACCTCCTCCACCTGCACCACAGCAGCGTCGCCCGCCGGCTGGAGCAGATCGCCCGCACCCTGGACATCGACCTCACCGAGCCCACCGGGCTGGTGCGGGCCAGGCTCGCCCTCACCGCCTGGCAGCTCCTCGACGGCTGACGCGGGAGGTGCGACGAGCCAACCGCGCACTGCGGCCGGACGGGCGTCCGGCGGCCGACCACGGCTCGCACGCCGATGCGGCTGCCCTCCCCACGCCAGGCGGTGTCCGGGTCCGGCCTACCACCCTGCCATCCACTCATCAAGGACGATTCCCATGCCTGAACCCGACGTCACCGTTGTCATCGGCGCGTACAACGCGATGCCGTATCTCACACGGTGCCTGGAGTCCGTCGTCGGCCAGTCGATCGGGCTCGACCGACTGGAAGTCGTCGCGGTCGACGACGGCTCGACGGACGAGACCGGCGAAGAGCTGGACCGGTTGGCCCAGAAACACCCCGATGCGGTGCGGGTGGTCCACCAGGAGAACTCCGGGGGCCCCTCCGCTCCCCGCAACAAGGGGCTCGAACTGGCCGGGGGCCGCTATGTGATCTTCGTGGACGCCGACGACCACCTCAACACCGAGGCGCTGGAGCGCATGCTGGCCGTCGCCGACGAACAAGGGTCGGACGTGGTCCTGGGCCGGGTGGCGGGGGTCAACCGGGCGGCTCCCAAGCGGGTGTTCACCGGCAACCTTCCCCGGGCGGACCTCTTCGAGTCGCGGGTGTGGTGGACGCTGTCCGCCCACAAGCTCTTCCGCCGCAAGCACGTGCTGGACCTGGGGCTCCGGTTCCCCACCCACTACCGCATCGGCGAGGACCAGATGTTCGTCTCACGGGCCTACCTGGCCGCCGAGGTGATCTCCGTGGTGGCCGACTACGACTGCTACTACCTGGTGCGGCGCGAGGACGGCGGCAACATCACCACGTCCGACCGGGACATGGGCCGGCGACTGGCCTTCCTCAAGGACATCTGCGCCCTGGTCGCCGAACACGTCGAAGCCGGTCCTCGCCGTGACCACCTGTTACTCCGCCAGTTCGACGTCGACCTGAGGTCCTGGGCCGGACCCCGGCTGCTGGAGCTCGGACACGACGAGCAGCTCCGGCACCTGGCGACCGCCAAGGAGATCATCGACGCCTGGTGCACCCAGGGCATCATCGACGAGCTGCCCGCCGTGCTGAGGCTGCGGTACCACCTGATCGCGCGGAAGATGTTCGAGGAGGCCCTGGAACTGCTGCGTTTCCAGGCCGAGGCCCGCGGCCGGTACGAGATCGTGCTGGACGGAGGTACGGCGTACGCCGAGTACCCCTACTTCCGCGACCCCGACGCGGCCGTGCCGGACAGTTGCTACGACGTCGGTCGCCAGCTGAAGAACGTCCACCACCTCGCCGAAGCACGGCTCGAGGGAACCGTGCTGCGGCTGACCGGCCACGCGTACGTCCAGCGGCTGGAAAGCACGCGGACCACCACCGAAGTGCTGCTGCGTGAACGCGCCTCGTCGCAGGAGCACCGGCTGCCCACTGTCCACACCGCCGGCCCCCGGGTCCAGGACGACGACCGGACCGGCTTCACCGCCGACGTCGACCTGGCCACCGCGGCCGGAGGGGACTCGCTGGCACCCGGCCTCTGGGACATCCACCTGGTGATCCGCGCCGGCGACATGGAACGGCGGTTACGCCTGGGCAGCCGCCGGGCCGACACCATCGACTCCGCGACGCGCCCCCACATCGCCGTGGCCGCCGAGCGCGGTCCCACCGTCTTCACCCCCTACTTCACCAAGCCCTACGGCAACCTGACCATCGACGTCGGCGAAACCACCCACACCCTCGACAAGCGCGTCGGCGCCGGCGAGATCCGCTGGGCGGAGAAGGGCCGCACGCTCCACTTCCTCGGGACACTGGACGTGGCCGCGATCCCCGCCGGGCTCGCCCTGCTGCGGATACGCAACCAGGCCGGTGAGGTCCACGACTTCGACCTTCACGCGTCCGACGGCCGCTTCCGTGCCGAGGTGCCGGTCCGCACGCTGACCACCGGGCTCTGGTCCGCCCACCTGGTCCTCCCGCTCGCGGACGGGCCCCGCACCCTGTCCGTGCCACGGTCACCGGACGTGTCCGCCGTCTGCTGGCGCAGGGGGCTGCGCCACTTCCGGGCCTCACCCCAGGACGGCACCGACACCCTCGCGCTGGAGGTCAGTCGCATGAGCCTGGCGGGCGGCCTGCGCACACACCCCGGCGAACACTGACACCGGTCCGGCGGGCACCCCGAGGGCCGCCGCACGACGGCGGGTTGAACGGCCGAGTACGGCGCGTGGCCCTTCTCCGGTACCGCGAGGACCGGCGTCCCCGGATCGGCGGACACGGCACCGGTCACGGCCGGGAGCGCGTGGCCGGGGGCCGCTCGTCGTGGTCGTGGCTCACGCGGAACGGCCTTCCGCGATCTGCCGGGCCATGATCGTCGTCAGCTCGTACGCCGTGTGGGAGGCGGCGACGGAGGTGATCTCCGCGTGGTCGTACGCCGGTGCCACCTCGACCAGGTCGGCCGAGACCAGGTGGCAGGAGGAGAGCCCGCGCAGGATCTCCAGGAGCTCGCGCGAGGTGAGGCCGCCGGCCTCGGGGGTGCCCGTACCGGGGGCGTGCGCCGGGTCCAGGACGTCGATGTCGATGGAGATGTACAGCGGCCGGTCGCCGATGCGCTGCCGCAGCTGGTCGGCGACCTCGTCGACACCACGCCGCATGACGTCGGCGGAGGTCACGATGCCGAAGCCCATCTTGGCGTCGTCGGTGAGGTCCTTCTTGCCGTACAGCGGACCGCGGGTGCCGACGTGGGAGAGCGCCTCGGTGTCGAGGACGCCCTCCTCCACGGCCCGGCGGAACGGGGTGCCGTGGGTGTACTCGGCACCGAAGTAGGTGTCCCAGGTGTCGAGGTGGGCGTCGAAGTGGAGCAGGGCGACGGGCCCGTGCTTCTTCGCGACGGACCGCAGCAGCGGCAGGGCGATGGTGTGGTCGCCGCCGAGGGTCATCAGGCGGGCACCGGTGGAGAGCAGGTCGTCGGCCGCGGACTCGACCGTCTCGACGGCCTCGTGGATGTCGAAGGGGTTCGCGGCGACGTCCCCGGCGTCGGCGACCTGGGCGAGGGCGAAGGGGGAGGCGTCCTGCGCGGGGTTGTACGGGCGCAGGAGGCGGGACGCCTCACGGATCGCGTTGCCGCCGAAGCGGGCGCCGGGCCGGTAGGAGACCCCGCTGTCGAAGGGCACGCCGACGACCGCGACATCGGCGGAGCCGACCTCGTCGAGGCGGGGCAGCCGGGCGAACGTCGCGGGTCCGGCGTACCGCGGGATGCGGGAGGAGTCGACGGGGCCGCGCGGCGAGTCGGTGCTGCTCATGGGTCGGGTGCCTTTCGTTCGGGGCGGTGCCCGCCTTGTGGGCGGTGTTCCGGAGACGCCCCGTGGTGGCGGGGGCGGCCGGCGGGTGGGTGGGCCGACGCTGCGCAGTGTACGTTTCGGTCCGCGCCGTCGGCCGCCCCGGCGGCTCCTCCCGGCAGCCTGGCACCGGCCCGCCCCTGCCCCTCACCCGCCGTAGACCGGCTGCGAATCCCCCAGGGTGTCGGCGAGGTCCCGGGCGAGCACGTGCGCCTCGTCGGGGGTGAGGGTGGCGGTGGTGACACGCACCCCGGGCGGGGTCGCGATACGGAAGCGGGTGCCCGCCGCCGTCCACCATCCCCGGGTCCGCAGCCCGTTGACGACGGCGGACTCGTCGCCGACGGGGACCCAGACGTTGAGGCCGCTCGCCCCGTGGGAGGGGATGCCGTGCCGGGCGAGCGCGTCGCGCAGGGCGTCGCGGCGGGCGGTGTACGTGTCGGCGGCCCCGGCCACCAGCGCGCGCACCCCGGGATCGGTCAGCAGGTCCGCGACGGTCTCCTGGAGGATGTGGCTGACCCAGCCGGAGGTCAGCAGCATCCGCCCGTCGTGACGGGCGAGGGTGGCGGGATCGCAGGCCAGGGCGGCCCAGCGGAGATCGATGCCCAGGTGTTTGGAGACCGTGCGCACCTGCGCCCAGCGCGACAGTCCGCCGGAGGCGAGGGTCACCGCCTCAGCCCCGGCGATGTCCGCGTTGTGGTCGTCCTCCACCACCAGGACGTCCGGGCGGTCGCGCAGCACGTCGAGGAGCGCGTCCCGGCGACCGGGGGTGAAACACGCGCCGAGTGGGCTCTGACCACGGGGGCTGCACACCAGCGCGCGGGCGCCGCTCCGCAGGGCCACCCGCAGTGCCTCGGGTCGGATGCCCTCGTCGTCGACGGCCACCGGCACCATGCGCAGCCCCAGCGCCGGGACGAGGTCGAGCAGGTGGTGGAAGCCGGGGTCCTCGACGGCCACGGCGTCGCCGGGCCTCAGCTCGGTCGACAGCAGCCGCCCGACGCAGTCCAGGGCTCCGTGGGCGAACGTCACCGAGCCGATGGGCACGCCGTCGCGGGAGAACCAGGCGCGGGCGGCCTCTTCCAGGGCGGCGAGCCGGGGTGCCGCCCGGTGGGAACCGGGCACGGGCTCCACCCGCCCCGGCGGGTGGAGCACCGGCAGGCACGCCGGATCGGGGTGACCGCCCGCCAGGTCACGCAGCCCGGTGGGCACCTTGGGCGGACGCCGCGAGGTGACGGAGGGCGCGGCCGCCACCACGGTGCCGCCGCGCCCCAGGGTCGTCACCACTCCGCGCCCGCGCAGCTCCTTGTAG from Streptomyces sp. NBC_01754 includes:
- a CDS encoding ABC transporter ATP-binding protein, which gives rise to MTTTDLADARERSTPPPDADSAAGADTGTDKDTGTAGALRPYAWTFAAVVIFQVVGAVAGLAPLLAVVELGRSLLSPGPVDRDHVWLVVIAGAVGLFVRLLFTAASSGIGHILDGQVQLTFRRQLATRLGKVPIGWFSGRRTGELAKVVGEDVGAVHPFIAHTPGELVSAFVVPLVSLIYLFTVDWRLTLITLGPVLLAVALVPLMMTPARLREQEEFDSGMGRISSSVVEFVRGIAVVKAFGGSGRAHRTFLTAADEFVDTFRRWVNGISRVAAGMQLVLSPPFVMLVVLTGGAALITNGGLPPADLLPFLLLGLGLTAPVAALGHGFDEMQAARRAVGRIREVLAVESLPEPTSPVRPQGHRVELRDVRFGYEAGHEVLRGVDLVLEPGTVTALVGPSGSGKSTLVQLLPRFFDPTHGSVALGGVDLRELGSRQLYRMVSFVFQDVRLLRASIADNIALAVPHADREDVMRAARLACIHDRVLELPRGYDSVIGEDAGLSGGEAQRISLARALLADTPVLVLDEATAFADPQTEQAVRHALETREGDRTVLVIAHRLETIADADTVVMLDGGAVVERGRPADLLAQDGRFAEFWQTHRSAVADGTEDHGGVPRGDETR
- a CDS encoding alpha/beta hydrolase; translation: MDPELEPFIPLLPRVKLIDPVAERKIFAEIAAATPPTETPDLEVEDRVVLADPDVTVRIYRPRQAQGAVIWLRGGGFVFGDLDTDRPWSSRIAQESGAVVISVGYRRSPENRFPAALDDACAALAWTAEHAAELGIDPDRIAVAGHSAGAGLAAAVALRTRDEQGPPIRFQLLNEPGLDDRQETWSQRNFTDTPWHDRQTLTHVWQHYMGSQPVTPYAAPARAADLSGLPPAYIATAEFDPLRDEAVEYAMRLLRSGVSVELHQWPGTFHGSQAILSAEVSQRQVAGICGALRRALAG
- a CDS encoding PucR family transcriptional regulator; this encodes MEALAVRLSGLDPYIGGAISVVTFYDTLMRRRVDLPALARASSGLAECVVGIRLHGAGPVIRIAPDGREASGPPAPASSSAPITLDEEEIGTVWLERPGPPSPLDAVLLDRLAIAAAAGIERYGPARTTMADPALVELVVSSDSDEAAKARALRLLGFSATLPVRVVAVRSQLPLDQVAALVCPARPVKAALLADVGVILATGVDEDRFPAGVRAGIGAADTPGRSWYEARTALRFTTARRPVVHHDGLGALALLAQVPREAARDNADVAAIARLADNPGDLETLEAYCATGSQRRAADLLHLHHSSVARRLEQIARTLDIDLTEPTGLVRARLALTAWQLLDG
- a CDS encoding glycosyltransferase family 2 protein, giving the protein MPEPDVTVVIGAYNAMPYLTRCLESVVGQSIGLDRLEVVAVDDGSTDETGEELDRLAQKHPDAVRVVHQENSGGPSAPRNKGLELAGGRYVIFVDADDHLNTEALERMLAVADEQGSDVVLGRVAGVNRAAPKRVFTGNLPRADLFESRVWWTLSAHKLFRRKHVLDLGLRFPTHYRIGEDQMFVSRAYLAAEVISVVADYDCYYLVRREDGGNITTSDRDMGRRLAFLKDICALVAEHVEAGPRRDHLLLRQFDVDLRSWAGPRLLELGHDEQLRHLATAKEIIDAWCTQGIIDELPAVLRLRYHLIARKMFEEALELLRFQAEARGRYEIVLDGGTAYAEYPYFRDPDAAVPDSCYDVGRQLKNVHHLAEARLEGTVLRLTGHAYVQRLESTRTTTEVLLRERASSQEHRLPTVHTAGPRVQDDDRTGFTADVDLATAAGGDSLAPGLWDIHLVIRAGDMERRLRLGSRRADTIDSATRPHIAVAAERGPTVFTPYFTKPYGNLTIDVGETTHTLDKRVGAGEIRWAEKGRTLHFLGTLDVAAIPAGLALLRIRNQAGEVHDFDLHASDGRFRAEVPVRTLTTGLWSAHLVLPLADGPRTLSVPRSPDVSAVCWRRGLRHFRASPQDGTDTLALEVSRMSLAGGLRTHPGEH